The segment AAAACTAATTTTTCTAAAAACCAATCcatttttaaaaatctaaaattgaaTGTATTAATAAGTTTGAGGGTCGTGCTATTttgattgaaatttaaaaataaaatttgagtataacgttatatatattttttggtaCATTAAAAATTGGAGAAGACATCAACAGTGACCATTCGATTAGGATactgttttattataataaaagcatatttcatgtctattttactACATCTTCAATTTTTGTAGTCGAGTAGGATTTTCTATTTATACAACAAAAGATGATTATTAGCTCAACAGTGTTGGACTACATTTTTGTACCCTTAGCATTGCGAGTTGTGAGGCCGGCACTAAGGGCCTGAAGCTAGGAGTAATTAGCGTTGGGCTGGTTCGGCAAAATACTGAAATGGAGTCGGAACTTCATCGGCCGTAAAAGGCCCATCAGGGTGAAAGGTCTTGACTTGAGAAGAAAGAAAACTGGGAACACAACACAGAGAAAATTATGACAAAACACAGAGAAAATTATATTTAACTAAGGCCGAGCAAtatagaagaagaagaaacagAAAGGAAGAATAACAACCAAGTGTGAGAAGTAGGAAAAGCAAGTgcagagaagagaagaaagatgagcagcATTGGAACTGGTTACGATCTCTCAGTCACCACTTTCTCTCCCGACGGCCGCGTTTTTCAGATCGAGTACGCCTCCAAGGCCGTCGATAACAGTGGGttcgttcttcttcttttttcactAATAATTATATGCACATTCTGCTATTGTTAGGTTCTCAATTATCTTTATTTTTCAGAACTGTAATTGGAATAAAATGCAAAGATGGGATCGTTATGGtatgcttctttttcttttactttgatTGCTTTTTTTGAATATAAAATAGTTTCGTTAGAATGGATATTGCTTTTTCAAGGGAGTGGAGAAGCTGATAGCATCAAAAATGATGTTACCTGGCTCTAATCGTAGAATCCATTCCGTTCATCGTCATTCCGGCATGGTATTCCCTAGTTTCCTCCCCCGTTTTTTCAGCTTTTAACTTCAATTTATTGCATCTTTAGCCACATTGTTATTTGTCAATGCTAGCTTTGGATTCTTAGTCTCTCGCTCTCTCTTTCCCCTGATATTGGATGCTCGAATTTAGGCAGTAGCTGGATTAGCAGCTGACGGCAGACAAATTGTGGCCCGTGCTAAATCTGAAGCCACTAGTTATCAaaggtatttatttatttttctcctGTACATCAATTACTTAAATTCAGCTTTAATTATGTTGTTATGTGTTCATCTAATTGTAATTGTATTTTGTTGGTGGTGGACCTCGTGGTTTAGTGTGTATGGTGAACCCATTCCTGTCAAAGAACTTGCTGAACGCCTTGCAAGTTATGTCCATTTATGCACTCTTTACTGGTGGCTCAGGCCTTTTGGCTGTGGGGTAATTCTCGGAGGTTATGATAGAGATGGACCCCAATTATACATGGTTGAACCGTCTGGCATCTCCTATGTAAGTTCATTTCTTGCGAATGGGGCttcatttttcttctcttttcttgttGCTAGATCTATCGGTATATTTATCTTCTTTGCCAGTCAATAATGTATTTCTTCCTGTATAGAGATACTTTGGTGCTGCAGTTGGGAAGGGAAAACAAGCTGCCAAAACGTAAGATTCAAACTATTTCTTTCATGTGGAACTTAGAATATGACTTTTAATGGAAGTCATTTTGTCATGCTAGCTAGTTAGATGAGATCAATGATTGGAGCATTATATATTCTGTACTTTTATTTGTTTCCATCTCAACCAGTGAAATCTAGTAAAGAATTTGGATGCAATGGTCATCCCGTTGAAGGGCCTTCTAATGAGATCATTTTCCCCTTCTTATATATTCTCTTTTATGAAAACCAATCAGCAAAGGATATACTCCTGTCATTCTCTCGAATTGTTAAGATTAATCCCCCAGTTATGCTTTCCTTCAATAATGTGATCTGCCCCTTTTTTTCTAATAGAGTAAAATTGGATgcatcatagagaaacctttaaAGTTTGAAATAAAAAACTCTCAATGGAGAGCAAGAGAGTCCTAATCCAAGTTTGAATTAATCAGATATAAGAACAAGGTACAAAAATGTGGAGTGGATGAAGCAAGGTGGATTAAGGAAAATGATGTACGAGTTGTGCACTATCTGCTGTTTCACTACTTGCCATATTTGCCTATGATTCATCAACACGACTTAATGTAGCCTTTACATCAAACTGGTTGGTCCTAGCTACATGAAATGGTTCTATCCATTCTGTTTGTTTTGGGGCTGTGTACTCCGATGgatataaaaaagttaaaatctTTCTTATTATCACAACCTTTGTAATCTTTGGTTATCTCTTTCTCTCTGCATTCATCTTCTGAGCATCTGATAATTTAATGGTTGAATCGATTGTGGACAGGGAAATTGAAAAGTTGAAGCTGTCTGAAATGACATGCAGAGAAGGGGTCATTGAAGTAGccaaaatgtgagttttggctataTTAATTCTTCCTGTTTTTGTTCTAATATGCTTATTTTGATTCTGGGGACGTTAATTGTTGGTTCTAAAATTTTATgtgcactttttttttttcttaattttcacTTTTGAAGATTCTTGCTTGAACCGTCATTTTAAATGCTGTTCTTTGTTGTCTTTGCATtaggcaacaacatcaaattggtTTTCTTATTCTCTGTTTATTTGTCTATTCTTTGCGATGTCTCTAGCTTACCACAATCTATGACTCTCAATGGggggtaagatttatgttttccCTGATGAACTAGGGTACATGCATGCTAAAACTTGGTAGAAATTAGCTGCCTAGAGTTTAACGTAACTTTAAGCTTTTGTTTTACCTCAAAAGAGAACATTTTACAAAGATGTTCTAAAAGATTGtcttaaatttaattcattaaagattgtcttaaatttaattcattaaagattgtcttaaatttaattcatttcCTCTTTCATATCGCTAAAGCTGTTGGCTACTGAAACTGTAACGCAGAGTATATAAAATAGTTTAATCCTGTGGCAAATCTGATTTAACACCTATATGTCAGAATTCGGCCTTGGACCTGCGGTGGAAACATTTACCTCTGACATTAAGTAAGAACTAACTATATAAACCTTGTTTGGATTATGGATTTGTGTGTGTATGGTGCCCTACTCTATGATCCTACTTGCCAAAGAAAAGCCTTATTTCTCTCTTATCCAAACACCAACTAAAAGCAACCTCAGTTCTCTGGCAATAGTAATAGTTTATGATAAAGTGTTTGGATTATTGGTCATTGTTTGAGTGCCTTCCACAATATGACCCTACGTATTACAACAAACTGAAATCTATCTTATCGGCAACAGTTAGGGAATAGTTTAATTACCCTTCCACTGAGTTGGCAATAAATACCAGTAGTGTTGCCATTTTCTTGCAGTGcataaaattcaaaacaaaatttgaagTGAGCAAGAGAACTGTAAACTTATAAGATGGAGGTGCAAGAGGAGTGCCTTCTTTTAATGTtaaattttcacattcatcatgcATTGCCATACGTggtattttcttccttttctctcTGAATGCAAGTTTTCAATGCTAGTACTAGATGTTAACCATGCGCATCATTTGTGAACAGCATATATAAGTTACATGACGAAGCAAAGGATAAGGCCTTTGAACTTGAGATGAGTTGGGTCTGTGACGAGTCCAAGCAACAACATCAAAAGGTAATTCTTACCGTCTCTTAATATGGTATTTGTTTCAACTTTCTAACTAGCTAGAACAACAAAATGACGCCCTTCTTGTCCTAGACAATGTTGGTATGAAATTGACCTTACCATTTTGCTCATTTAAGACCATATACTATGATTTGAAAAAGTAGggtatttttattcttttacccACGTCTTTCTGGCCACTTTTGACACAAGAATCTCCCATTGAATGACATGATGGAAGTGATTCAGGATATCTTAGGGACTAGGGTTTAAAGTGCAATAACCAGAAAAGCAATAAGCTTGAATTAATTGCATGTCTACCCCTTAATAGAAAGTACGTTAGTTTCTATAGACCCTTAACTTGGACTCTAAGCCTACGTTTTTCCTTAAGAGTACCCAGGCCCATCACTCATGTCAGATGCATATTTGAATGTTAGTACAGATATATGATTCTTCAAAGACCCAGATGAAAAAACACAGAAAAAATTGAACATATCTATGTCAGATGCATAATATAGCTCTGAGCTAACATGCTTGAAACTCAAGAAAATAGGGACACAActtttttttaattgaaaatagaTAACTTAAACAAACTGGACTAGAAAACAAAAACCTAATAGCGTAACGAAGGCAACTCTAAGATGAAacctatattattttaaatactaaatataaCCCTGAACTTATAAAATATTACAATTTTAAGCTCCGTAAATATAACAAGATTAACAAAATAAAGTCTCAAGTAAACAAATCCGTGATTAGCTTCTTAGCTTTCTGCATCCAGGAGACATTTGTGGGCCTTCACCAAACATGTCAAGAACCAACTTGAAATCTTTCTCCTGCTTTATCTTCAATTGGGTTTACCTGCACTTTTTTTTGAATGCTTTTACATTTTATCCTCTATTTGCTTGTATGCTCAAACAATTACTTTAGCATGGCAGACCCATTTTGTTTTTCAGATACTGTCGCTTAGTTGCCTAAAGAAAGTAAAAATTAGGAATGTTAGCTTGCTTAACTAAATCATTAGCGAGACTTCGGTGCAATGAATGATTAATGACTCTTTGTTTCGATGTCATTAAATTCCTTTCACGGATAATTTATTGCACTATTCCCATATGTTTACATGTTTGTATTCATAAAAAATGTCGATGGTTGGATTTCAGGTTCCCGATGACCTTTTGGAGGAGGCTAAGGCTGCGGCTAGGATTGCCCTAGAAGAGATGGATGCCGATTAAACATGAGTGGAGCCAGAATACTGTTGCAATGGTATTTTGATCTTCACCAATTTCTCATCTGTCATAAACTTGATGTTTGATTTATGATCTAAGTCATTGACTGGTTAAACATGTTTCCTTGTATTATTTCATCAAGAAGATC is part of the Gossypium arboreum isolate Shixiya-1 chromosome 5, ASM2569848v2, whole genome shotgun sequence genome and harbors:
- the LOC108451800 gene encoding proteasome subunit alpha type-3-like isoform X1, which translates into the protein MSSIGTGYDLSVTTFSPDGRVFQIEYASKAVDNSGTVIGIKCKDGIVMGVEKLIASKMMLPGSNRRIHSVHRHSGMAVAGLAADGRQIVARAKSEATSYQSVYGEPIPVKELAERLASYVHLCTLYWWLRPFGCGVILGGYDRDGPQLYMVEPSGISYRYFGAAVGKGKQAAKTEIEKLKLSEMTCREGVIEVAKIIYKLHDEAKDKAFELEMSWVCDESKQQHQKVPDDLLEEAKAAARIALEEMDAD
- the LOC108451800 gene encoding proteasome subunit alpha type-3-like isoform X2 — its product is MSSIGTGYDLSVTTFSPDGRVFQIEYASKAVDNSGTVIGIKCKDGIVMAVAGLAADGRQIVARAKSEATSYQSVYGEPIPVKELAERLASYVHLCTLYWWLRPFGCGVILGGYDRDGPQLYMVEPSGISYRYFGAAVGKGKQAAKTEIEKLKLSEMTCREGVIEVAKIIYKLHDEAKDKAFELEMSWVCDESKQQHQKVPDDLLEEAKAAARIALEEMDAD